Proteins from a genomic interval of Paenibacillus sp. FSL H8-0048:
- a CDS encoding DNA-binding protein: MLELDGMNEDSLTDMLKVSFSWENWAAILEISDKLFELAVLTYGSHQQGAKKYFLKKNIVYYLGYSACMKGIAYQKLGNLAESRKCIGLYSDLSWIKDVDQEAAAEVEYYRNIAIANTFVIDLLEGKVEVLPDYVEFIRTGDQEELLACLITVLESAIKYNFSIDWVLDEFNEQLQELSCREKQEDIRYYIDYMHLSAIYLYKREKIHDAINLTLYILVISSKLYDGTGFRKIVSFYEHIRSHATAEQQESYQNIMKNILEREFLKDEKGDLVINSRIVD; encoded by the coding sequence TTGCTGGAACTGGATGGGATGAATGAAGACTCTTTGACTGATATGCTTAAAGTCTCGTTCTCATGGGAGAACTGGGCGGCAATTCTCGAGATTTCAGACAAGCTCTTTGAACTTGCAGTTCTAACCTACGGCTCCCATCAACAGGGTGCAAAGAAGTATTTTTTGAAAAAAAATATAGTGTATTATCTCGGCTACAGCGCGTGCATGAAGGGGATTGCCTATCAAAAGCTCGGTAACCTCGCTGAATCAAGAAAATGTATAGGCTTGTATTCAGATTTGAGCTGGATCAAGGATGTGGATCAGGAAGCTGCCGCAGAAGTGGAATACTACAGGAACATTGCGATAGCCAACACCTTCGTCATTGATCTGCTGGAAGGAAAGGTAGAAGTTCTCCCTGATTATGTTGAATTCATTCGCACAGGGGACCAGGAGGAGCTGCTTGCCTGCCTGATTACTGTGCTGGAATCTGCCATTAAGTACAATTTTTCTATCGATTGGGTACTGGATGAATTCAATGAGCAGCTACAGGAACTAAGCTGCAGAGAGAAACAGGAAGATATCAGATACTACATAGACTATATGCATCTTAGTGCAATTTATTTGTATAAAAGGGAGAAAATTCATGATGCAATTAATTTGACTCTCTATATTTTGGTAATAAGTAGTAAACTTTATGACGGGACAGGCTTTAGGAAGATCGTGTCGTTTTATGAGCATATCCGAAGCCATGCGACCGCAGAACAACAAGAATCTTATCAAAATATAATGAAAAATATCTTAGAGAGGGAGTTTTTAAAAGATGAAAAAGGCGATCTCGTTATTAACAGCCGTATTGTTGATTAG
- a CDS encoding helix-turn-helix transcriptional regulator, with protein MTDKVIRIFRIINAIQSNPGITAADLAFRCEVNIRTIYRDLEVISHFAPVTNEGRGTGYRFMGKFFLYPLDFSEQESLAFSLLPSVLNQDRIPPGFHSAYDKVMGTHLKEKSRQNGLLENIADIIQMGTPAYRKESRNFLQPLIGAILEQRSIRTVYHSQSSNVTTARKIDPYYLIPRDQRFYLIGYCHLKGAIRTFRISRFEQVEMTASTFDKGNFNIKQYLKNTWSINRGTRNVTFKVRFDPEVARYIKEEELFVQPRMSEEGDGTLLFEVTVNNEKEFIKWILQYGPNAEILEPESARERLKERLEHWLDVYQQ; from the coding sequence ATGACAGACAAAGTAATACGGATTTTTAGAATCATTAACGCTATTCAGTCGAACCCCGGGATTACTGCAGCAGATTTGGCCTTTAGGTGCGAGGTGAATATTAGAACGATCTACAGGGATCTTGAGGTGATCAGCCATTTTGCTCCGGTTACGAATGAGGGAAGGGGCACGGGGTACCGGTTCATGGGGAAGTTCTTTTTGTATCCGCTGGATTTCTCGGAGCAGGAGTCGCTGGCGTTCTCTTTGCTGCCTTCGGTACTGAACCAGGATAGAATTCCGCCGGGTTTTCATTCTGCGTATGACAAGGTGATGGGTACTCATCTGAAGGAGAAATCGCGGCAAAATGGCCTGCTGGAGAATATCGCGGATATTATTCAAATGGGCACCCCGGCCTACCGCAAGGAAAGCCGGAACTTCCTGCAGCCGCTGATTGGAGCAATTCTGGAGCAGCGCAGCATCCGTACGGTATACCACTCGCAATCAAGCAACGTCACTACGGCGCGGAAGATTGACCCGTATTATCTGATCCCGCGGGATCAGCGCTTTTATCTCATTGGCTATTGTCATCTGAAGGGCGCCATCCGTACGTTCCGGATCAGCCGGTTTGAGCAGGTGGAGATGACGGCATCCACTTTTGATAAGGGGAATTTCAATATTAAGCAATATCTGAAAAACACCTGGTCGATCAACCGGGGAACCCGAAATGTCACGTTCAAGGTACGGTTCGATCCGGAGGTGGCGCGTTACATTAAGGAAGAGGAGCTGTTCGTGCAGCCGCGGATGAGCGAAGAAGGCGATGGAACACTGCTGTTCGAAGTCACGGTTAATAATGAGAAGGAGTTCATCAAGTGGATTCTGCAGTATGGCCCAAATGCGGAGATTCTGGAGCCGGAGTCGGCCAGGGAGCGCTTGAAGGAGCGGCTGGAGCATTGGCTGGATGTGTATCAGCAGTAG
- the glgP gene encoding alpha-glucan family phosphorylase produces MSENHLPSVAYFSMEYGLHSDFKMYAGGLGILAGDYIKGAQDIGAPIIPIGLKWKQGYTDQKIDAHGNPYDAYHNYVYDFLEDTGVRVTVKVRKTDVVCKVWKTDHFGNRPLYLLDTDIPENSDAWITGQLYGWFGEERIAQEIVLGIGGVKAMRALGIKIDVYHFNEGHAALAAIELIREKMSGGSTFEEAWKATREEVVFTTHTPIKEGNETHPLDRLEYMGAFNGLTRAQMERIGGEPFNMTVAGLRLSRISNAVAQLHADTANKMWKEVAGRSAIIGITNAIHTPTWVDERMTRAYEEGGDLWAVHKEIKQELIGFIEERSGIALNADQLLIGFSRRAAPYKRSDLIFSQPDIIEPYLESGKIQIVFSGKAHPLDDNGKRIVSNLVAMMRKYPKSVVFLENYDMTIGAQLTRGSDIWLNNPRRPLEASGTSGMKAAMNGVLNCSILDGWWPEACIDGENGWQIGDGFETTDFAVLDQHDSDALYDTLLNRVLPVFYEDQAKWVQMMHRSIETTRTEFATKRMLDEYYNRMYITS; encoded by the coding sequence GTGAGCGAGAACCACTTACCGTCAGTAGCTTATTTCAGCATGGAGTATGGACTGCATTCCGATTTCAAAATGTACGCCGGAGGCTTAGGCATTCTGGCCGGAGATTACATCAAGGGCGCGCAGGATATCGGGGCACCTATCATCCCCATCGGACTCAAATGGAAACAGGGCTACACGGACCAGAAGATTGATGCACACGGCAACCCCTACGACGCTTACCACAACTATGTGTACGACTTCCTGGAAGATACAGGCGTCAGGGTCACGGTAAAAGTCAGAAAGACTGATGTGGTCTGCAAAGTGTGGAAAACAGACCATTTCGGCAACCGTCCGCTCTATTTGCTCGACACCGATATCCCGGAGAACAGTGATGCCTGGATTACCGGCCAGCTCTACGGCTGGTTCGGGGAAGAGCGGATAGCCCAGGAGATCGTGCTGGGCATCGGCGGAGTCAAAGCCATGCGCGCCCTGGGCATTAAGATCGATGTCTATCACTTCAACGAGGGTCATGCAGCGCTTGCTGCGATCGAGCTGATCCGGGAGAAGATGTCCGGCGGCAGTACCTTTGAAGAAGCCTGGAAGGCTACACGGGAAGAGGTTGTGTTCACTACACATACACCGATTAAGGAAGGCAACGAGACCCACCCGCTGGATCGTCTGGAATATATGGGGGCTTTTAATGGCTTAACACGGGCACAAATGGAACGGATTGGCGGAGAACCCTTTAACATGACCGTTGCCGGCCTGCGGCTGTCGCGGATCTCGAATGCGGTTGCCCAGCTTCATGCCGACACCGCGAACAAAATGTGGAAGGAAGTCGCCGGCAGATCAGCCATCATCGGCATCACCAATGCGATTCACACCCCTACCTGGGTAGATGAACGGATGACCCGCGCTTATGAAGAGGGCGGCGACCTGTGGGCCGTGCACAAGGAGATCAAGCAGGAGCTGATCGGCTTCATCGAAGAACGCTCCGGCATCGCCCTGAATGCAGATCAGCTGCTGATCGGGTTCTCCCGGCGCGCCGCTCCCTACAAGCGCAGTGACCTGATCTTCTCCCAGCCGGACATTATAGAGCCGTACCTGGAGAGCGGCAAGATTCAGATTGTCTTCTCCGGCAAGGCGCACCCGCTGGACGACAACGGCAAGCGGATCGTCAGCAATCTTGTAGCCATGATGCGCAAATATCCAAAAAGCGTAGTCTTCCTGGAAAACTACGATATGACCATCGGAGCCCAGCTGACCCGCGGCTCTGACATCTGGCTGAACAATCCGCGCAGACCGCTCGAAGCCAGCGGAACCTCCGGGATGAAGGCCGCCATGAACGGCGTCCTGAACTGCTCCATCCTGGACGGCTGGTGGCCGGAGGCCTGTATCGACGGCGAGAACGGCTGGCAGATCGGCGATGGCTTCGAGACCACCGATTTTGCGGTGCTTGACCAGCATGACAGCGATGCACTCTACGACACCCTTCTGAACCGCGTCCTCCCCGTCTTTTATGAGGATCAGGCCAAGTGGGTGCAGATGATGCACCGCAGCATCGAGACCACCCGCACCGAATTCGCTACCAAGCGCATGCTGGATGAATACTATAACCGGATGTATATCACAAGCTAA
- the katA gene encoding catalase KatA, giving the protein MTTNNNNKLTTSWGAPVGDNQNSMTAGARGPVLLQDVHLLEKLAHFNRERVPERVVHAKGAGAHGYFEVTNDLSQYTKAAFLSGVGKRTPMFIRFSTVAGELGSSDTVRDPRGFAVKFYTEEGNYDLVGNNTPVFFIRDAIKFPDFIHTQKRHPQTHLKNPNAVWDFWSLSPESLHQVTILMSDRGIPATLRHMHGFGSHTFKWVNAEGAAVWVKYHFKTEQGVKNLDVKLAAQLAGENPDYHTEDLFNAIDTGDFPAWRLHVQIMPVEDADTYRFDPFDVTKVWSQKDYPLIEVGRMVLDRNPENYFAEVEQATFSPGSFVPGIEASPDKMLQGRLFAYGDAHRYRVGANHNHLPINRPIAEVNNNQRDGAMNATNNGGGSVYYEPNSSAGATESAQHKAAAFEVSGQADSVSYDHDDHYTQPGDLYRLLSEEERARLVSNIVGAMTPVESEEIKLRQIGHFYKADPEFGRRIAEGLGLAVTE; this is encoded by the coding sequence ATGACCACAAACAATAACAACAAGCTAACGACTAGCTGGGGCGCCCCTGTAGGCGACAACCAGAATTCAATGACCGCCGGTGCCCGTGGCCCCGTACTGTTGCAGGATGTCCATTTGCTGGAGAAGCTGGCCCACTTCAACCGTGAGCGTGTTCCTGAGCGGGTCGTTCATGCCAAAGGTGCCGGTGCCCATGGTTATTTTGAAGTCACCAATGATCTCTCCCAATATACGAAGGCGGCCTTCTTGTCCGGGGTCGGCAAACGCACCCCGATGTTCATCCGTTTCTCTACCGTAGCCGGGGAACTGGGCTCATCCGATACCGTGCGTGATCCGCGCGGCTTTGCTGTGAAATTCTACACCGAGGAAGGCAACTACGACCTTGTCGGCAATAACACGCCTGTCTTTTTCATCCGTGATGCCATCAAATTCCCGGACTTCATCCATACCCAGAAGCGTCATCCGCAGACCCATCTGAAGAACCCGAATGCGGTCTGGGACTTCTGGTCCCTCTCCCCCGAGTCTCTGCACCAGGTAACAATTCTGATGTCTGACCGCGGCATCCCGGCTACTCTCCGCCATATGCATGGCTTCGGCAGCCATACGTTCAAGTGGGTGAATGCCGAAGGCGCAGCTGTCTGGGTGAAATACCACTTCAAGACAGAGCAGGGCGTCAAGAATCTTGATGTTAAGCTGGCAGCACAGCTAGCCGGGGAGAACCCGGATTATCATACAGAGGATTTGTTCAACGCCATTGATACAGGAGACTTCCCGGCCTGGAGGCTGCATGTGCAGATTATGCCTGTGGAGGATGCCGACACCTACCGCTTCGATCCGTTTGATGTAACCAAGGTGTGGTCACAGAAGGATTATCCGCTGATTGAGGTAGGCCGCATGGTGCTGGACCGCAATCCTGAGAATTACTTCGCCGAAGTGGAGCAAGCCACCTTTTCCCCCGGCTCATTCGTTCCAGGCATAGAGGCTTCTCCGGATAAAATGCTTCAGGGCCGCCTGTTCGCATACGGGGATGCCCACCGCTACCGGGTAGGAGCGAACCATAACCATCTGCCGATTAACCGCCCCATCGCCGAGGTCAACAATAATCAGCGCGACGGCGCGATGAATGCTACGAATAACGGGGGAGGCTCCGTCTACTACGAGCCTAACAGCTCCGCCGGGGCAACCGAGTCAGCGCAGCATAAGGCAGCTGCTTTTGAAGTCTCCGGCCAGGCGGATAGCGTGTCTTATGATCATGACGATCACTACACCCAGCCGGGTGACCTGTACCGTCTGCTTAGCGAAGAAGAGCGTGCCCGGCTCGTAAGCAATATTGTAGGTGCCATGACTCCAGTAGAGTCTGAGGAGATCAAGCTCCGCCAGATTGGCCACTTCTACAAAGCCGATCCGGAGTTTGGACGGCGAATTGCAGAAGGACTGGGATTGGCTGTAACAGAGTAA
- the rbsK gene encoding ribokinase: MSIVVIGSLNMDMVVRAERAPEAGETLFGQGFALSPGGKGANQAVAVARLGADVTMIGRVGKDAFGSGLLEIMEQERVHTEYISQSESQATGVASIVVDGSGENRIIVVPGANVEMKPEDIEALETVISGAGIVVMQLETDLAMCEAAAVLAFRHGIPVILNPAPAQPLSDEMLHHVTYLTPNETEAGILAGISVDSVEDAERAARMMLSKGVRHVIVTLGSKGALIVDAAGSRHVQGFPVQAVDTVAAGDSFNGALAWQLTCGRTLEEAVRFANAVGALAVGKKGAIASLPRLEEVEQFLRAAADAESREQ; encoded by the coding sequence TTGAGTATAGTTGTTATTGGAAGTCTGAATATGGATATGGTCGTGCGGGCAGAGCGTGCGCCGGAGGCCGGGGAAACGCTGTTCGGTCAGGGGTTTGCTCTGTCTCCGGGCGGTAAAGGGGCGAATCAGGCCGTTGCGGTGGCCAGACTTGGCGCGGATGTGACAATGATCGGCAGAGTGGGGAAGGATGCTTTTGGCAGCGGACTGCTGGAGATTATGGAGCAGGAGCGGGTCCATACCGAGTATATCTCGCAAAGCGAATCCCAGGCTACAGGGGTTGCTTCCATTGTGGTCGACGGGTCCGGTGAGAACCGGATCATTGTGGTGCCTGGTGCGAATGTGGAGATGAAGCCGGAGGATATTGAAGCGCTTGAGACCGTGATCAGCGGAGCAGGGATCGTGGTGATGCAGCTGGAGACGGATCTGGCGATGTGCGAGGCTGCGGCAGTCCTGGCGTTCCGGCATGGGATTCCGGTGATTCTTAATCCGGCTCCGGCCCAGCCGCTGAGCGACGAGATGCTGCACCATGTGACCTACCTGACTCCGAATGAGACAGAGGCGGGGATTCTGGCCGGTATCTCTGTGGACAGTGTGGAGGATGCAGAGCGTGCCGCCCGGATGATGCTGTCAAAAGGGGTCCGGCACGTGATTGTAACGCTTGGCTCCAAAGGAGCGCTAATCGTGGATGCTGCCGGAAGCCGGCATGTCCAGGGCTTCCCGGTGCAGGCGGTAGATACGGTAGCTGCCGGGGATTCCTTCAACGGGGCGCTGGCCTGGCAGCTGACCTGCGGCAGGACGCTGGAAGAAGCGGTCCGCTTCGCCAATGCTGTCGGTGCGCTGGCGGTTGGCAAGAAGGGGGCGATTGCTTCCCTGCCCAGACTGGAAGAGGTGGAGCAGTTCCTGCGGGCAGCTGCTGATGCGGAGTCTCGTGAGCAGTAG